The Megasphaera elsdenii DSM 20460 genome includes the window TTATCTCATCCGAAAAATTAGGGGAACGACTCGGCATTACACCGGAACAGATCCGTAAAGACCTGACCTGCTTCGGCGCTTTTGGGAAAAAGGGCGTAGGCTATTACGTCAGCGAATTATGCCAGCAGATCGTAGAAATCATCGGTCTGCAGCAGCATTGGAAAATCGGCATCGCCGGCATCGGCCATCTCGGCTGGGCCTTGGCGAACTATAAGACTTTCGGCCGCCTGGGCTTCCGCACGACAGGCTTGTTCGACGTCGATCACCGTATCATCGGCCAGAACGTCGGCGGCGTCGAAGTCACGCCGATTTCTGAAATGGGCGAAGTCATTCAGCGCGAAGGCATCCAGATCGGCATCATTACGACGCCGGCAGCCGTTGCCCAGCAGGTCGCCGACCAGATGGTCGCTGCCGGCATCCGGGGCATCCTGTCCTTTGCACCGCTGCGCCTGACCGTACCAGACGGCATCTTCGTCTTCCGCGAAGACCTGTCCATCGGCCTGAGCCGCATTTCGTACTATTTAACGAATAAGAAAGATTAGTGGTTCGTGGCTAACCACTAACCACTAGCTGCTAACCACTAAAAAGGCTTGTCGCCGTGCGACAAGCCTTTTTCTATGCTATAATATTCCTACATTCCAACACTTATAGAATGAGGTGATACTATTATGGATTCTATCTACGGTTCCTATGGACCGGCTTTGGACGCGACGCTGAATGATATTATCGGCCGTATCCAGGCTTATAGTGATGATATGAAGAACAAGACGGGCGAAGCCGCTTATGAACATCTGATTTACCGCATCAAGTCGGAAAACAGCATGCGGGAGAAATGCGACCGCAAGGGCCTGCCGCAGACGGCTTACTCGGCACTCCACGATATCCGCGATGCCATCGGTATCCGCATCGTCTGCTGCTTCCTCGATGATATTTACAGGGCCATTGATTTTCTCAAAAGCCTGGACGGCGTCCGCATCGTCGAAGAAAAAGATTATATCCGCCACGTCAAACCCAATGGCTACCGCAGTTACCACGTCATTTTGGAACTGGAAGAACCTTATGAAGACGTGACTGGCGCCAATCCGGGCCATTTTTACGCTGAAGTCCAGCTGCGCACGATTGCCATGGATTCCTGGGCCAGCCTGGAACACCAGATGAAATACAAGCATGACATCAAGAATCCGGAACTCATCGTCCGGGAACTCAAGCGCTGTGCCGATGAACTGGCATCGTGCGACGTGTCCATGCAGACTATCCGCAATTTGATCCATGCACAAGAATAAGGGGGAATTGTCATGCGCCTTCTCTTAGCTGAAGATGAAAAAGAAATGTCCGCTGCCTTAGTGGCAATCCTGACCCATTCCGGGTACGAAGTGGACGCCGTCTATGATGGCCAGGCTGCCGTCGATAAGGCCCTGTCCCAGTCGTATGACTGCATGATCTTCGATATCATGATGCCCAAGAAGGACGGCGTCCAGGCCTTGAAGGAAATCCGTGAAAAAGGGAATATGACGCCGGTCATCATGCTGACGGCCAAAGCCGAAATCGACGACCGCATTACCGGCCTCGATGCCGGTGCCGATGATTATCTGACCAAGCCCTTCGCCATGGGGGAACTTTTGGCCCGCCTGCGCTCTCTGACGCGGCGGTCGACGGCCTTTACACCGTCGAAACTCACCGTCGGCAATGTCGAACTCGACGTGGAAGAACAGGAACTGGCCTGCCGCAACTCCATCCGCCTGGCCAATAAGGAAACGAAGCTCATGAGATTCTTTATGGCTAATGTTGGCAAAACCTTGTCGACAGCTCAGATTTTTGACAATGTATGGGGCGACGAAGATGATGTCGACGATAGCATCGTCTTTATTTATGTCTCCTATTTACGGGAAAAACTCGAAGCCGTCCAGGCCGATGTCGAAATCGTCGGCGAAAGAGGGCAGGACTATGTCCTGACTTTGAAAGAAGCGTCTGCGGAGGTCTAGACCATGAATATGATCAAACGCCTGCGCCGTAAATTCATCATCATGGCGACAATCGGCGTCCTCGTCGTCCTCGGTGGCGCCCTGGGCCTCATCAATACCATTGCCTACATGCGGATGCATCAGCAGGTCATGTCCGTATTGACCTATATCATCCATAATGATGGCGCTGTGCCGCAAAAAATCGGCGGCGATGACGGCAGTTTCTTCAGCGACCCATCGTGGACGGAAGAAACGCCGGAATTTGCCTATCAGATACGCTTTTTCAGCGTCCTCGTCAGTGCTGATGGCTACGCACAGCATATCGACATCCAGCATATCGCCTCATTTTCTGAAAAGGAAGCCATCGAATACGCCCGGACGACCGTTGCCGAAGCCAGGAGAAGCGGGGAGAACCAGGGATTTTTCAAGAAAGGACGGGCCAGTTATGCCTATATGATCATGCCTGACGACGACGGCAGTTTCCTCATCGTTATCCTCGACTGCACACGCGATGTTGCCGCCGTCTCCTCGTTCCTTCGCTATTCTCTCTGGTTCGGCCTGGGCTGTGTCATCCTTTACGTCCTCATCCTGGCGGCCATGTGCAACATCGCTATCCGGCCTTTCGTCCGCAACATGGAGAACCAGAAACGATTCATCACCAACGCCGGCCATGAGCTCAAGACGCCGATTGCCATCATTTCAGCCAATGCCGAAGCCATCGAGATGCTCAACGGCCAGAGTCAGTGGACAGACAGCATCCTCAAGCAGGTCCGCCGCCTGTCCAATCTTATCCAGGACCTGATCATGCTGTCCAAGATGGGCGAACGCTCGCAAGTCGATTTAGTCATTACCGATGTCGACTTGTCGGCCACGGTCCGGTCTGTCGCCGAATCCTTCCAGCAGCTGGCTGTTGATGCGGAAAAGACCTTGCATACTGATATTGCCGATGGCATCCATGTCAAAGGCGACAGCAAATGCCTGTATGAACTGGTCAATATCCTCGTCGACAATGCCGTCAAGTACTGCGATGACCACGGGGACATCCAAGTTTCCCTGCGCCGTCCCCGCCTGGGAAAGGGGGCTGTCGTCGCCGTGACCAATACCTATGCCGATGGGGCCAATGTCGACTATTCCCGCTTCTTTGAACGCTTCTACCGCGGCGATACGTCCCATAACAGCCAGAAAGCCGGCTATGGCATCGGCCTGTCTATGGCCGAAGAATTGACGAAACTCATGGACGGTAAAATCAATGTGTCGTACAAAGCCCAACGTATAACGTTTACTGTTCGCCTGGGCTGATTTTCCCTATAGGGAAAGCGCCTGACCTGTGATATAATGTGACCAACATCACTTTTATTCAGGGGGAAGATACTAATGGAAATGCAAATGGAATACATCCGTAAATTACCGGAACCGCAGGAATTGATGGAACAATTTCCCATCGACGACAAGGTCAAAGCCATCAAGGCGAAACGGGATGAAGAAATCAAGGACATCCTGACAGGGAAAGACAACCGTTTCCTGCTCATCATCGGGCCCTGCTCGGCCGATAACGAACCGGCCGTCCTCGATTATATTCACCGCCTGGTCAAAGTCCAGGAACAGGTCAAAGATAAAATTTTCATCATTCCGCGCGTCTATACCAGCAAACCGCGTACTATCGGCGTCGGCTACAAAGGCATGCTCCACCAGCCCGACCCGGAAGGCAAGGAAGACATGCTGGGCGGCATCATCGCCATCCGTGAAATGAATGCCCGCGTCGTCCGCGAAACGGGCTTTACCTGTGCCGAAGAAGTCCTCTATCCGGAAATCTTCCGCTACCTGTCGGACCTCTTGTCCTATGCAGCCGTCGGCGCCCGGTCCGTCGAAGACCAGTTCCATCGCATGATCGCCAGTGGCGTCGGCATCCCGGTGGGCATGAAGAATCCGACATCCGGCGATATTTCGGTCATGCTCAATTCTATTGAAGCGGCCCAGCATACGCAGGACTTCCTCTTCCGCGGCTGGGAAGTCCGCACAAAGGGGAACCCGCTGGCTCACGCCATCCTGCGCGGCTATGTCGACAGCTTCGGCAACAGCATGCCTAACTATCACTATGAAAACCTCCAGCGCCTGTACGAAGCCTATGGCAAGCGTGACCTGGCCTATCCGGCCGTCATCGTCGACGCCAACCATGCCAACTCGGGCAAGAAATACCTGGAACAGATCCGCATCGCCAAAGACGTCATCCACAGCCGTAAACATTCGGCCGACATCAAACAGCTGGTCAAAGGCTTGATGATTGAAAGCTACATCGAAGACGGGAACCAGAAAATCAGCGAAGGCACGTACGGCAAATCCATTACCGACCCCTGCCTGGGCTGGGAAAAATCGGAACGCCTCATCTACGACATGGCAGAATTATTGTAATTAGTGGTTCGTGGTTCGTAGCGGCCTTATGGACGCAACGTAGGGGCCGTCCTGATAAGGCGGCCCGCTTTTCTTTGAATTTAAGACCACCCACTAACCACTAGCCACTAAAAAAGCGCTGTCGCATGAAGGTTTATTCCAACATGCGTGGCCCCTTTTACTTTATAGTTTGTAGCACAGAGTTTGTAGTTTGCAGAGAAAACCTTCAAAGTTAAAGCCATCCGCTAACCACTAACTGCTAGCCACTAACAACTTAAAAGGGCTTGTCGCATGTGCGACAAGCCCTTTTTTTTAAAATGTATCCAACAAGGTGTACCCTTTCCCGCGGAGGAACGTTTCCGTTTCCATTTCGCGGGTCTTGAAGACGGCAACCGGTGTGCCGGCCTGGCGGTTATAGGAAATGTACAGATAATCGATGGAGATGTTGGCCTGGCGGAGATTGTCGAGAATCTTGTCCAGGCAGCCCGGCGTATCGCCCATTTCGACGGCGACGACTTTGTCTGCATGACATTGGTAGCCGGCTTCCTGTAATTTGGCAACAGCCAGTTCCGGGTCGGTGACGATGAGGCGGATGATGCCGAATTCGGCGCTGTCATTGGCCAGCATCGTGTAGATATTGATATTGGCATCGGCCAGGACCGACGTCATCTTGCGCAAAGCGCCTTTTGTGTTTTCAGCGAATACAGAAACTTGATTGAGCATAAATCAGAATCCCCCTTGATGATAAAATATTGTGACGTTGTTCCCATTTTACCATAAAAAGACAGGCTTGTAAGGGGAGCAGAATCTGTTAAACGTTTCAGAATAATCGAGTCGTGATATAATAAAAGTATAGGAACTATGTTTTTTTATGATATGAGGTGAGCGCTATGCCAGCTTGGTTCATCATCTTCTTATTTTTACTGATTACAGGGATTGCTAAACTCTATATGTGGCTCGGCGTCACGGACCTCTTGAAAGCCATCATCGCCGCGACCTTGACAACCTTCGTCATCGTCTGCGCCCTGCGGCGCAGCGGCCAGAAACAGGCCGAACAAAAAGAAAGAGAAAAGGCAGCAGCCCTTGAAAAAGAAAACATCCAGCCAGCCTCAGAAAATACCCAGCGCGACCATCAACTCGACGCTGATGATGCCGCCTTCCTGTCTGCCGTAGGAACCGGACTGATTTTGCACGAACTCCACGAACGGAATAAAGAGCAGGAACGGGCAAGCCGCGATTACGACGGAAATTGGGATAACCCCGATGACGACAGCTAGTATGATGACTGGGAGTAGGGGAAATGGGGAAACCAATTATTAAGAAGGCGATTTTTTATGGAAAGAAAAATTAAAGAATTTTCTAATGGAACATATCTATCATTTGATACCGGATATTTTGATGATTGGTGTGTATATTTAACGAATAGAAATGGCCGAAGGTATTCGCCTAAAGATTCAGATTATTTTACAATATTGAAAGAATATGCTAATAAATATGGTTACAAAAGGATATATGGAGACTTTATACAGATATATAATTTAACCGGTAAAGTAGCTGAACTGTCTGTATTACAAAAAATTTCGATGATAGCATATACTTATCAAGAAGATTCGGAACTTTTAGATATCATTTTTTCAATTCTTTACATGGGAATGATTGCAGAGGAAAATAAAAAAGGAACTCATTTAGGAAAAAGAATAAAAAGGCTTGGCATATACACTTTGTTAATAGAGCAAAAAAAAGTAGATTATGCAGCCAATTTTATGCGTCATATGGGATGGCGTGAAATTGATTCTTTGTGTAGAGAAAGAGGTTTTTAGATTTTTTGTTGGTGAGAAAAAATTATATTGAATGATAGCCAAATGACTCATATATGAGAAGGGGGATTCTCATGTATGAGTCGTTTGGCTTATTCAATAAGTGAATTAATGGCCTATTTTAATTGCAATATATCTAAAGGAATTTCATTGAAGAAGTAGTAACATTCCATATTTGCAATATATTGCAAGGTGTCGCGATACATGGAGTGTTGAAACCAATCATTGAATACGTAAATAAATACTACGGAATAGCCTAATGGAGAAAACAATTTTTCATATTCTTGTTTCTTGAAATGACAACCAGGCAATTTTTCATCAACGGATCCAGATTCGCTTTGAAACTTTTTTTCAATGATAAACGCCGTTTTTGTTATTTCATTAATGAAACATTCATCAGGAAGCCATTGTTTTGAATTATACTGACGATAATCGATTCCACGTGGTGCTAAAAAGCAAGAATATAAAGCATGTTTGGGAACTGAATAGCCAATAAGTTTCTGCTCATTGTAGACTTCATAACCGATTGATTTCCGGTTTGATGAAATTGGATTTAATATGAAGTTATGATATTGTAAGGCATCTTTTAACGAAGTCGTTTGTTCAAATCTTAAACCATTTTTATTGGTTTTTGCGCCTCCGCCATGGGTGTTTGGAATATGAGTCATAATAAAAACCCCTTTCGTAAATAAATTTTAAATTGACTTTTTAGTCATTTTATATGGATCTTTATTATACTCAATTTTTGAGGCACTTTTGACTTTTTAATGAATTTTTAATGATTCTTGAGTGAATTTTTATGATATTCTCATTTTAACCTCGTACATTTATGATGATAAAAGTTTATTTGAGGTGATAAAATGAAATGGCAACCAGATGATTTTACCTTGGAAATGACATCGGTATGGTCTTTTCCACAACGAGGAAAATGGGCGACGCATGATGGTAACTATCGTGGGAATTGGTCTCCCTACATCCCACGCAATTTAATACTTCGATATTCTGGCGAAGGGGATAGGATTTTAGACTGTTTTGTAGGTGGAGGAACGACCTTAGTTGAGGCTAAATTATTAAGTCGGAATTGTATAGGCGTTGACGTAAATGAACAGGCTCTAGACCGATGCCGAAAGAAATGTGATTTTTCATGTCCGAATATGGGGAAAATTTATTTGAAACAAGGAGATGCACGGAATCTTCATTTTATACAAGATGCATCAATCGATTTTATTTGTACCCATCCTCCTTATGCAAATATTATTCAGTATAGTCAAGATATAGAACAAGATTTGTCTCGACTGGATGTTGACTCGTTTTTAGCGGAAATAAAAAAAGTGGTTTGTGAATG containing:
- a CDS encoding PD-(D/E)XK nuclease superfamily protein: MTHIPNTHGGGAKTNKNGLRFEQTTSLKDALQYHNFILNPISSNRKSIGYEVYNEQKLIGYSVPKHALYSCFLAPRGIDYRQYNSKQWLPDECFINEITKTAFIIEKKFQSESGSVDEKLPGCHFKKQEYEKLFSPLGYSVVFIYVFNDWFQHSMYRDTLQYIANMECYYFFNEIPLDILQLK
- a CDS encoding GTP pyrophosphokinase yields the protein MDSIYGSYGPALDATLNDIIGRIQAYSDDMKNKTGEAAYEHLIYRIKSENSMREKCDRKGLPQTAYSALHDIRDAIGIRIVCCFLDDIYRAIDFLKSLDGVRIVEEKDYIRHVKPNGYRSYHVILELEEPYEDVTGANPGHFYAEVQLRTIAMDSWASLEHQMKYKHDIKNPELIVRELKRCADELASCDVSMQTIRNLIHAQE
- a CDS encoding DUF7004 family protein, translated to MERKIKEFSNGTYLSFDTGYFDDWCVYLTNRNGRRYSPKDSDYFTILKEYANKYGYKRIYGDFIQIYNLTGKVAELSVLQKISMIAYTYQEDSELLDIIFSILYMGMIAEENKKGTHLGKRIKRLGIYTLLIEQKKVDYAANFMRHMGWREIDSLCRERGF
- a CDS encoding 3-deoxy-7-phosphoheptulonate synthase → MEMQMEYIRKLPEPQELMEQFPIDDKVKAIKAKRDEEIKDILTGKDNRFLLIIGPCSADNEPAVLDYIHRLVKVQEQVKDKIFIIPRVYTSKPRTIGVGYKGMLHQPDPEGKEDMLGGIIAIREMNARVVRETGFTCAEEVLYPEIFRYLSDLLSYAAVGARSVEDQFHRMIASGVGIPVGMKNPTSGDISVMLNSIEAAQHTQDFLFRGWEVRTKGNPLAHAILRGYVDSFGNSMPNYHYENLQRLYEAYGKRDLAYPAVIVDANHANSGKKYLEQIRIAKDVIHSRKHSADIKQLVKGLMIESYIEDGNQKISEGTYGKSITDPCLGWEKSERLIYDMAELL
- a CDS encoding sensor histidine kinase, translating into MNMIKRLRRKFIIMATIGVLVVLGGALGLINTIAYMRMHQQVMSVLTYIIHNDGAVPQKIGGDDGSFFSDPSWTEETPEFAYQIRFFSVLVSADGYAQHIDIQHIASFSEKEAIEYARTTVAEARRSGENQGFFKKGRASYAYMIMPDDDGSFLIVILDCTRDVAAVSSFLRYSLWFGLGCVILYVLILAAMCNIAIRPFVRNMENQKRFITNAGHELKTPIAIISANAEAIEMLNGQSQWTDSILKQVRRLSNLIQDLIMLSKMGERSQVDLVITDVDLSATVRSVAESFQQLAVDAEKTLHTDIADGIHVKGDSKCLYELVNILVDNAVKYCDDHGDIQVSLRRPRLGKGAVVAVTNTYADGANVDYSRFFERFYRGDTSHNSQKAGYGIGLSMAEELTKLMDGKINVSYKAQRITFTVRLG
- a CDS encoding response regulator transcription factor — its product is MRLLLAEDEKEMSAALVAILTHSGYEVDAVYDGQAAVDKALSQSYDCMIFDIMMPKKDGVQALKEIREKGNMTPVIMLTAKAEIDDRITGLDAGADDYLTKPFAMGELLARLRSLTRRSTAFTPSKLTVGNVELDVEEQELACRNSIRLANKETKLMRFFMANVGKTLSTAQIFDNVWGDEDDVDDSIVFIYVSYLREKLEAVQADVEIVGERGQDYVLTLKEASAEV
- a CDS encoding amino acid-binding protein codes for the protein MLNQVSVFAENTKGALRKMTSVLADANINIYTMLANDSAEFGIIRLIVTDPELAVAKLQEAGYQCHADKVVAVEMGDTPGCLDKILDNLRQANISIDYLYISYNRQAGTPVAVFKTREMETETFLRGKGYTLLDTF
- a CDS encoding redox-sensing transcriptional repressor Rex; this translates as MRQKKAISDAVIERLPLYYRDLLLLQDAGIDIISSEKLGERLGITPEQIRKDLTCFGAFGKKGVGYYVSELCQQIVEIIGLQQHWKIGIAGIGHLGWALANYKTFGRLGFRTTGLFDVDHRIIGQNVGGVEVTPISEMGEVIQREGIQIGIITTPAAVAQQVADQMVAAGIRGILSFAPLRLTVPDGIFVFREDLSIGLSRISYYLTNKKD
- a CDS encoding TRM11 family SAM-dependent methyltransferase, which encodes MKWQPDDFTLEMTSVWSFPQRGKWATHDGNYRGNWSPYIPRNLILRYSGEGDRILDCFVGGGTTLVEAKLLSRNCIGVDVNEQALDRCRKKCDFSCPNMGKIYLKQGDARNLHFIQDASIDFICTHPPYANIIQYSQDIEQDLSRLDVDSFLAEIKKVVCECYRVLKKGKFCAILMGDIRKKGHVIPLSFWVMDLFLQQGFSLKEMIIKEQHNCRATGFWKTNSVKYNFLLLAHEHLFVFHKIS